From one Gracilinanus agilis isolate LMUSP501 chromosome 5, AgileGrace, whole genome shotgun sequence genomic stretch:
- the NAB2 gene encoding NGFI-A-binding protein 2 has product MGGPPLKKLKQEVGEQSHSEILQPPPGPESFGPLYRPSLEEDSASLSGESLDGHLQAVGCPRLTPPPADLPLALPAHGLWSRHILQQTLMDEGLRLARLVSHDRVGRLSPCLPAKPPLAEFEEGLLERCPAPGTHPALVEGRRASVKVEAEASRQ; this is encoded by the exons ATGGGAGGGCCAcctttgaagaaactgaagcaggag GTTGGGGAGCAGAGTCACTCTGAAATTCTGCAGCCGCCCCCAGGACCCGAGTCCTTCGGCCCGCTGTACCGCCCCAGCTTGGAGGAAGACAGTGCCAGCCTGTCTGGGGAGAGTCTGGATGGCCACTTACAAG CTGTGGGGTGCCCCAGGCTGACACCTCCCCCTGCTGACCTGCCCCTGGCACTACCCGCCCATGGGTTGTGGAGCCGCCACATCCTGCAGCAGACACTGATGGACGAGGGGCTGCGGCTTGCCCGCCTTGTCTCCCACGACCGTGTGGGCAGGCTCAGCCCTTGTCTGCCTGCGAAGCCACCCCTCGCAG AGTTTGAAGAAGGCTTATTGGAACGGTGTCCTGCACCTGGGACCCACCCAGCCCTCGTGGAGGGCAGAAGGGCCAGCGTGAAGGTGGAGGCCGAGGCCAGCCGGCAGTGA